In one Acidimicrobiales bacterium genomic region, the following are encoded:
- a CDS encoding IS30 family transposase: MGRRQGWGPTRRLSFAERLELQHRVRGGERFADAAEALGCSSKSVQRLLNATGGVKPRTVERSARRLSLAEREEISRGLLVNESARSIAARLVRAPSTISREINANGGRENYRAWHAQERSHDKARRPKAAKLATCRRLRAEVEAGLEKRWSPQQISGRLRVDFPDDAEMRVSHETIYQSLFVQARGALRKELTTHLRTGRPRRKPHGRTNPGGHLLDMVLLADRPADVEDRAVPGHWEGDLIIGRRGESAVATLVERQSRFLMLVDLFDGRTAPLAREALTAHVLDLPEQLAKSLTWDRGKEMGQHVEFSIDTGMAVYFCDPHAPWQRGTNENTNGLIR, from the coding sequence ATGGGACGAAGGCAGGGGTGGGGTCCGACGCGGAGGTTGTCGTTCGCTGAGCGGCTCGAACTTCAGCATCGGGTACGAGGTGGCGAGCGGTTCGCGGACGCCGCCGAAGCGTTGGGGTGCTCGAGCAAGTCGGTGCAGCGGCTGCTCAACGCGACTGGCGGGGTCAAGCCCCGCACCGTCGAGCGGTCGGCTCGGAGGCTGTCGTTGGCTGAGCGCGAGGAGATCTCGCGGGGTCTGCTCGTCAACGAGTCGGCGAGATCGATCGCTGCTCGTCTCGTTCGGGCGCCGTCAACGATCAGCCGTGAGATCAACGCGAATGGTGGCCGCGAGAACTATCGGGCGTGGCACGCTCAGGAGCGCTCCCATGACAAGGCTCGGCGGCCCAAGGCCGCGAAACTGGCCACCTGTCGTCGGCTGCGGGCCGAGGTCGAGGCCGGGTTGGAGAAGCGGTGGTCACCGCAGCAGATCTCGGGGAGGCTGAGGGTTGACTTCCCCGATGATGCGGAGATGCGGGTGTCGCACGAGACGATCTACCAATCGCTGTTCGTGCAGGCTCGAGGAGCGCTGCGCAAGGAACTTACGACGCATCTGCGGACCGGCCGGCCGCGGCGCAAACCCCATGGGCGAACGAACCCAGGCGGGCACCTGTTGGACATGGTGCTGCTGGCGGACCGCCCCGCCGATGTCGAGGATCGGGCCGTTCCGGGGCATTGGGAAGGCGATCTCATCATCGGGCGACGTGGCGAGTCAGCTGTTGCCACGCTTGTCGAGCGCCAGTCGCGTTTCTTGATGCTCGTCGACCTCTTCGATGGGCGCACCGCCCCGCTCGCTCGCGAGGCACTGACCGCTCACGTTCTCGACCTCCCTGAACAGCTCGCCAAGTCGTTGACCTGGGATCGCGGCAAAGAGATGGGCCAGCACGTCGAGTTCAGCATCGACACCGGCATGGCCGTCTACTTCTGTGACCCCCACGCCCCATGGCAGCGCGGCACCAACGAGAACACCAACGGCCTCATCCGCCA
- a CDS encoding CBS domain-containing protein, giving the protein MHIRRILRDKGDSVATIRPDASITTCLATLAEHNYGALVVSVDGAHIDGIISERDIVRALAARGPGCLDESVADMMTTEVITARPGATASELMAMMTARRIRHVPVVDGTELAGIVSIGDIVKLRMTELTEELRALQGYLEPGAYG; this is encoded by the coding sequence ATGCACATCCGCCGGATTCTGCGGGACAAGGGCGACAGCGTCGCCACGATCCGCCCCGACGCGTCCATCACGACCTGCCTCGCCACCCTCGCCGAGCACAACTACGGTGCTCTCGTCGTCTCCGTCGACGGAGCGCACATCGACGGGATCATCTCCGAGCGTGACATCGTGCGGGCGCTCGCGGCTCGTGGTCCCGGCTGTCTGGACGAGTCCGTCGCCGACATGATGACAACCGAGGTGATCACCGCCCGTCCCGGGGCCACCGCGAGTGAACTCATGGCGATGATGACCGCCCGGCGGATCCGCCACGTTCCCGTGGTCGACGGGACCGAACTGGCCGGCATCGTCTCCATCGGCGACATCGTCAAGCTACGGATGACCGAACTCACCGAGGAGCTGCGGGCGCTGCAGGGCTACCTCGAGCCGGGGGCGTACGGCTGA
- the ilvD gene encoding dihydroxy-acid dehydratase gives MSDPMKPRSHDVTDGNKRAPARAMLRAVGMRDEDFSKPQVGVASSWNEVTPCNLPLDRLAKRCKEGVREAGGFPLEFNTIAVSDGISMGHEGMRASLVSREIIADSVEAVMHAERLDAFVSFAGCDKSLPGMLMAAARLNLPSVFVYGGSILPGNHNGQVLDIVSVFEAVGANAVGELSDSELDAIERKACPTEGSCAGMFTANTMASVGEGLGMSLPGSASAAAVDRRRDDYAFASGTAVIGLLRENIRPRTIMTKAAFENAIAVVMALGGSTNAVLHLLAIAYEAEVDLHLDDFNKVAAKVPHLADTKPHGKYHMVDIDRVGGVPVVMKMLLDEGLLHGDEITVTGKTVAENLAMVDPPAADGDVIHAFDDPIHEIGGLAILTGSLAPKGSVVKVAGIDFDHFEGPARVFDGEDAAMDAVLAGKINAGDVVVIRYEGPKGGPGMREMLAITGAMKGAGRGGDAALITDGRFSGGTHGFCIGHVAPEAVDGGPIGLIAEGDRIRIDVRDHTIDLLVDDAVLEERRANLKMPEPRYTKGFLAKYASLAAGADLGAITRP, from the coding sequence ATGAGCGACCCGATGAAGCCCCGCAGCCACGACGTCACCGACGGAAACAAGCGCGCCCCGGCCCGCGCGATGCTGCGCGCGGTCGGGATGCGCGACGAGGACTTCTCCAAGCCCCAGGTGGGCGTGGCCTCGTCGTGGAACGAGGTGACGCCGTGCAACCTCCCGCTCGACCGGCTCGCGAAGCGCTGCAAGGAGGGTGTCCGCGAAGCGGGCGGCTTCCCCCTGGAGTTCAACACCATCGCCGTCTCCGACGGGATCTCGATGGGTCACGAGGGGATGCGGGCGAGTCTCGTGAGCCGCGAGATCATCGCGGACTCCGTCGAGGCCGTGATGCACGCGGAGCGACTCGACGCCTTCGTCTCGTTCGCCGGTTGCGACAAGTCCCTCCCCGGGATGCTGATGGCTGCCGCCCGGCTGAACCTGCCGAGCGTCTTCGTGTACGGCGGGTCGATCCTGCCGGGCAACCACAACGGTCAGGTCCTCGACATCGTCAGCGTGTTCGAGGCGGTCGGCGCGAACGCGGTGGGCGAACTGTCGGACTCCGAACTCGACGCGATCGAGCGCAAGGCATGTCCCACCGAGGGATCCTGCGCCGGCATGTTCACCGCGAACACGATGGCGTCGGTGGGGGAGGGTCTCGGCATGTCCCTGCCGGGGTCGGCCTCGGCCGCTGCTGTCGACCGTCGCCGCGACGACTACGCATTCGCGTCGGGTACGGCCGTCATCGGGTTGCTGCGTGAGAACATCAGACCCCGCACGATCATGACCAAGGCGGCTTTCGAGAACGCGATCGCCGTGGTGATGGCGCTCGGCGGCTCCACCAACGCCGTTCTGCACCTGCTGGCAATCGCGTACGAGGCCGAGGTGGACCTGCACCTCGACGACTTCAACAAGGTCGCGGCGAAGGTCCCGCACCTGGCGGACACCAAGCCCCACGGGAAGTACCACATGGTCGACATCGACCGCGTGGGCGGAGTGCCGGTCGTCATGAAGATGCTGTTGGACGAAGGTCTTCTGCACGGTGACGAGATCACGGTGACGGGCAAGACGGTCGCCGAGAACCTCGCGATGGTGGACCCTCCGGCCGCCGACGGTGACGTGATCCACGCGTTCGACGATCCCATCCACGAGATCGGCGGCCTGGCCATCCTGACGGGCTCGTTGGCGCCCAAGGGGTCGGTCGTGAAGGTTGCCGGGATCGACTTCGACCACTTCGAAGGCCCGGCGCGCGTGTTCGACGGCGAGGACGCGGCGATGGACGCCGTGCTCGCCGGGAAGATCAACGCGGGTGACGTCGTCGTGATCCGCTACGAGGGCCCCAAGGGCGGGCCGGGGATGCGGGAGATGCTCGCCATCACCGGAGCGATGAAGGGTGCCGGACGCGGCGGCGACGCTGCGTTGATCACCGATGGCCGCTTCTCGGGTGGAACGCACGGTTTCTGCATCGGCCACGTCGCCCCCGAAGCCGTCGACGGTGGCCCGATCGGCCTCATCGCCGAGGGCGACCGCATTCGCATCGACGTGCGGGACCACACGATCGACCTCCTCGTCGACGACGCGGTTCTCGAGGAACGTCGGGCGAATCTCAAGATGCCCGAACCGCGTTACACGAAGGGCTTCCTGGCCAAGTACGCGTCCCTGGCGGCAGGAGCGGACCTGGGCGCCATCACCCGTCCCTGA
- a CDS encoding glycosyltransferase family 2 protein: MTLVMTLLVRDELELVGRNILFHLERGVDRVVAIDNASTDGTRELLGEMSRSAPITIIDEPGRDYDQSTWVTRAALYARDRMGADWVLNNDADEFWVSKGGSLKDVIASATADNLLLCPRRNMIWGYDSPDDQPWYERLVYRVAAPVEKPALRNIYDSPLPCPYFYLDLPPKALVRTEGLVKVAQGNHAALFDTPASAVEAPIDIFHFPARSRNQFEKKIVQGGQAYERNKRFPESTGWHWRRWYRLYRNKGIDAALADALPSTAALARDLQNGVAVQDHGFASIMGRTYLGLK, translated from the coding sequence ATGACACTGGTAATGACGCTACTCGTTCGGGACGAACTTGAATTGGTTGGGAGAAACATACTTTTTCACCTCGAGCGCGGGGTTGATCGCGTCGTTGCCATCGACAACGCGTCGACCGACGGCACCCGCGAACTGCTGGGGGAGATGAGCAGGTCTGCCCCGATTACGATTATCGATGAGCCCGGTCGCGACTACGACCAGTCAACTTGGGTTACGCGCGCAGCACTCTATGCCCGCGACAGGATGGGGGCTGACTGGGTCCTCAACAATGACGCCGACGAGTTTTGGGTCAGCAAGGGTGGCTCGCTCAAAGATGTGATTGCCTCCGCCACAGCTGACAATCTATTGCTCTGCCCGCGCCGGAACATGATCTGGGGATACGACTCGCCTGACGATCAGCCATGGTACGAACGGCTCGTTTACCGAGTTGCGGCTCCTGTCGAAAAGCCGGCGCTCCGCAATATCTACGATTCCCCCCTGCCCTGCCCGTATTTCTACCTTGACCTGCCACCCAAGGCGCTGGTGCGAACCGAGGGCCTCGTCAAGGTCGCTCAGGGGAACCATGCCGCTTTGTTCGACACGCCTGCGTCCGCCGTCGAGGCACCTATTGACATCTTTCACTTTCCGGCTCGGTCTCGGAACCAGTTCGAGAAGAAGATCGTTCAAGGCGGCCAGGCGTACGAAAGAAACAAGCGATTTCCTGAGAGTACCGGCTGGCACTGGAGGCGTTGGTATCGGCTCTACCGCAACAAGGGGATCGACGCCGCCCTAGCAGATGCTCTGCCTTCTACGGCAGCACTTGCACGTGACCTTCAGAATGGTGTTGCGGTACAAGACCACGGCTTCGCCTCGATCATGGGCCGTACCTACCTTGGCCTCAAGTGA
- a CDS encoding MATE family efflux transporter, which yields MTWPRRGPGTTETDRAILRLAVPALGALIAEPLYVLADTAVVGHIGTPQLAGLALASQVLLIIHAVFTFLAYGTTASVSRLLGAGQDRRAAHQAVQGLWLAVGIGVALALTVWLTMEPLLRLLGGRGETLANAETYLEISLAGLPAMLLMLAGVGYLRGTQDTVRPLIVALVTAALNLVIELVLVFGFDQGIGASALSTVIVQWIGAAMYVRWTAAAVKRHGVALLPDTSVIAGLARAGVDLFIRTASLRGSFVVATAVVARIGTDDLAAHQITFEIFSFIALALDAVAIAGQALMGSLLGAGDTARARAVGVRIAWWGVWTGTLAGLAVLASRPVLPGVFTDDAGVVALTAFLFWFLAGLQPVNGLAFALDGVLIGAGDLRYLAWAMLASALAFVPLAIGVAVADLGVGWLWGALCVFMVVRMVTVVARFRGDAWMVTGAA from the coding sequence ATGACCTGGCCCCGCCGGGGGCCCGGGACAACCGAGACCGACCGGGCGATTCTGCGGCTCGCCGTGCCGGCACTCGGCGCGCTCATCGCCGAGCCGCTCTACGTCCTCGCCGACACCGCGGTCGTCGGACACATCGGCACACCCCAGCTCGCCGGACTCGCCCTGGCGTCGCAGGTGCTGTTGATCATCCACGCGGTGTTCACGTTCCTCGCGTACGGGACCACCGCCTCGGTGAGCAGGCTTCTCGGAGCCGGTCAGGACCGCCGGGCGGCCCACCAGGCCGTACAGGGACTGTGGCTCGCGGTGGGCATCGGCGTCGCACTGGCGCTGACGGTGTGGCTGACGATGGAACCGCTGCTGCGACTCCTCGGCGGCCGGGGCGAGACGCTCGCGAACGCCGAGACGTACCTGGAGATCTCCCTCGCCGGTCTCCCCGCGATGCTGCTGATGCTGGCCGGCGTCGGGTACCTGCGCGGAACCCAGGACACCGTCCGCCCGCTCATCGTCGCCCTCGTGACCGCCGCGCTGAACCTCGTCATCGAGTTGGTGCTCGTCTTCGGGTTCGACCAGGGCATCGGCGCCTCCGCCCTGTCGACGGTGATCGTCCAGTGGATCGGGGCCGCGATGTACGTGCGGTGGACCGCGGCCGCTGTGAAGCGCCACGGGGTGGCGCTACTTCCCGACACGTCGGTGATCGCGGGTCTCGCCCGCGCGGGAGTGGACCTGTTCATCCGAACGGCGTCGCTGCGGGGCAGCTTCGTCGTCGCGACCGCCGTGGTCGCCCGGATCGGTACCGACGACCTGGCCGCCCACCAGATCACCTTCGAGATCTTCAGCTTCATCGCACTCGCGCTCGACGCCGTGGCGATCGCCGGCCAGGCGCTGATGGGCTCGCTGCTCGGCGCGGGCGACACCGCACGCGCCCGCGCCGTCGGGGTGCGCATCGCGTGGTGGGGGGTCTGGACGGGGACACTGGCCGGTCTCGCCGTGCTCGCGAGTCGGCCCGTCCTGCCCGGCGTCTTCACCGACGATGCCGGCGTCGTCGCCCTCACCGCCTTCCTCTTCTGGTTCCTCGCCGGTCTCCAACCCGTCAACGGACTCGCGTTCGCCCTCGACGGTGTGCTGATCGGTGCGGGCGACCTCCGCTATCTCGCCTGGGCGATGCTCGCCTCGGCGCTCGCCTTCGTTCCACTGGCCATCGGCGTCGCGGTCGCCGACCTCGGTGTCGGCTGGCTGTGGGGGGCGCTGTGTGTGTTCATGGTCGTGCGGATGGTGACCGTGGTCGCGCGGTTCCGAGGCGACGCCTGGATGGTCACCGGTGCCGCCTGA
- a CDS encoding universal stress protein encodes MKRLMVGVEGSEGSQAALRWTCALAEATGASVRAISTFASSPKVLPEELETKVAQRRAELEGWVKAVGTSAKVDTTVWAEDPREVLADLAENDGVDLLVVGRDGPRGEPGFLAVGSVGEYLAHHVSVPLAVVPTDASPAFGVVVVGVDGSPGAVAAVDWVQALAGAAGCDVVAATVHEPVLDTAQADGWKAQIETEILEDWARPLVEAGITTRAVAVQGPAPAEGLLETAGEHDADLLVVGMRGRGGFLGLRVGGNAIRALHKASSVALVMVPAAE; translated from the coding sequence ATGAAGCGCTTGATGGTGGGTGTCGAGGGGTCCGAGGGTTCACAGGCCGCGCTGCGGTGGACATGCGCACTCGCGGAGGCGACAGGTGCGTCCGTTCGTGCGATCTCCACCTTCGCGTCGAGCCCGAAGGTCCTACCCGAGGAACTCGAGACGAAGGTCGCCCAGCGTCGCGCCGAACTCGAAGGCTGGGTGAAGGCCGTCGGGACGAGCGCGAAGGTCGACACGACGGTCTGGGCCGAGGACCCCCGCGAGGTGCTGGCCGACCTCGCGGAGAACGACGGCGTGGACCTCCTCGTCGTCGGACGCGACGGCCCGCGCGGCGAGCCCGGCTTCCTCGCCGTCGGCAGTGTCGGCGAGTACCTGGCACACCACGTCTCGGTCCCCCTCGCGGTCGTGCCGACCGACGCGAGCCCGGCGTTCGGGGTCGTGGTCGTGGGCGTGGACGGCTCTCCGGGCGCCGTCGCGGCCGTGGACTGGGTGCAGGCACTCGCCGGCGCCGCGGGCTGCGACGTGGTCGCCGCAACCGTCCACGAGCCCGTTCTCGACACCGCGCAGGCTGACGGATGGAAGGCCCAGATCGAAACCGAGATCCTCGAGGACTGGGCCCGTCCCCTCGTGGAGGCCGGCATCACCACCCGCGCCGTCGCCGTCCAGGGCCCCGCCCCCGCCGAAGGTCTGCTCGAGACCGCCGGGGAGCACGACGCCGACCTCCTCGTCGTCGGCATGCGAGGCCGGGGCGGATTCCTCGGCCTGCGGGTCGGAGGCAACGCGATCCGGGCGCTCCACAAGGCCTCGTCGGTGGCGCTCGTGATGGTGCCCGCCGCCGAGTGA